The following proteins come from a genomic window of Coffea arabica cultivar ET-39 chromosome 11c, Coffea Arabica ET-39 HiFi, whole genome shotgun sequence:
- the LOC113716562 gene encoding increased DNA methylation 1 isoform X2 — translation MKLCVEERGSKLDKAFDTWCCSATCQGVYLGLQANIGRPILLSDGFRWTLLKCINGDQQAHSAQSFLALKAECNSKLAVALQMMEEYFNPMVDPRSVVNMIPQLIYNWGSKFPCVDCSRFYTVVLEKGDTLIALASIRSTV, via the exons ATGAAGCTTTGTGTGGAAGAACGTGGTAGCAAATTAGACAAAGCCTTTGATACCTGGTGCTGTTCCGCGACATGCCAAGGG GTCTATCTTGGTCTTCAAGCAAACATTGGTCGTCCAATCCTGCTTTCTGATGGATTTCGCTGGACACTTTTGAAGTGCATCAATGGTGATCAACAAGCTCATTCTGCACAGAGCTTTCTAGCATTAAAGGCAGAATGCAACTCAAAGCTAGCTGTTGCACTTCAAATGATGGAGGAATATTTTAACCCAATGGTGGATCCAAGATCCGTTGTTAATATGATACCGCAACTAATATACAATTGGGG CTCTAAGTTTCCTTGTGTAGATTGTAGTCGGTTCTACACAGTGGTCTTGGAGAAAGGCGACACCTTGATCGCTTTAGCATCAATCAG ATCCACGGTGTAA
- the LOC113716562 gene encoding increased DNA methylation 1 isoform X1, with protein sequence MKLCVEERGSKLDKAFDTWCCSATCQGVYLGLQANIGRPILLSDGFRWTLLKCINGDQQAHSAQSFLALKAECNSKLAVALQMMEEYFNPMVDPRSVVNMIPQLIYNWGSKFPCVDCSRFYTVVLEKGDTLIALASIRCINEKKPPCVMLFV encoded by the exons ATGAAGCTTTGTGTGGAAGAACGTGGTAGCAAATTAGACAAAGCCTTTGATACCTGGTGCTGTTCCGCGACATGCCAAGGG GTCTATCTTGGTCTTCAAGCAAACATTGGTCGTCCAATCCTGCTTTCTGATGGATTTCGCTGGACACTTTTGAAGTGCATCAATGGTGATCAACAAGCTCATTCTGCACAGAGCTTTCTAGCATTAAAGGCAGAATGCAACTCAAAGCTAGCTGTTGCACTTCAAATGATGGAGGAATATTTTAACCCAATGGTGGATCCAAGATCCGTTGTTAATATGATACCGCAACTAATATACAATTGGGG CTCTAAGTTTCCTTGTGTAGATTGTAGTCGGTTCTACACAGTGGTCTTGGAGAAAGGCGACACCTTGATCGCTTTAGCATCAATCAG ATGCATTAATGAGAAGAAACCACCGTGTGTCATGCTGTTTGTTTAG